A genomic stretch from Enterobacteriaceae endosymbiont of Donacia dentata includes:
- the nrdB gene encoding class Ia ribonucleoside-diphosphate reductase subunit beta, with protein sequence MSYTTFSSKKNNQLKEPMFFGQSVNISRYDQQKYIFFENLIEKQLSFFWRPEEIDISYDRIHYQNLPEHEKHIFISNLKYQTLLDSIQGRSPNIALLPLISIPELETWVETWSFFETIHSRSYTHIIRNIVNDPSIIFDDIVINNNIVLRTQDIIKYYDELIELTNYWHLFGEGVFKFNKKKIVINLYNLKKKLYLCLMNINILEAIRFYVSFACSFAFAERELMEGNAKIIRLIARDEYLHMIGTQYILNIMQKGIEDKEMAKIAVECKKICYQLFLDASIQEKQWAEYLFSNGVMIGLNKNILCKYIEYITNIRMKKVGLKSPFSITKNPIPWINSWLISDNVQMAPQEVEVSSYLVGQIDSTVNIKKFKNFKL encoded by the coding sequence ATGAGTTATACTACTTTTTCTAGTAAAAAAAATAATCAATTAAAAGAACCTATGTTTTTTGGCCAATCTGTTAATATTTCTCGTTATGATCAACAAAAATATATTTTTTTTGAAAATTTAATTGAAAAACAATTAAGTTTTTTTTGGAGACCTGAAGAAATAGATATATCATATGATCGTATTCATTATCAAAATTTACCAGAACATGAAAAACATATATTTATTAGTAATTTAAAATATCAAACTCTATTAGATTCAATTCAAGGAAGAAGTCCTAATATAGCATTACTTCCTCTAATTTCCATACCAGAATTAGAAACCTGGGTAGAAACATGGTCATTTTTTGAAACAATACATTCTAGATCTTATACTCATATAATTAGAAATATTGTAAATGATCCATCAATAATTTTTGATGATATTGTTATAAACAATAATATTGTTCTTAGAACACAAGATATTATTAAATATTATGATGAACTTATTGAATTAACAAATTATTGGCATTTATTTGGTGAAGGAGTTTTTAAGTTTAATAAAAAAAAAATTGTAATTAATTTATATAATTTAAAAAAAAAATTATATTTATGTTTAATGAATATTAATATTTTAGAAGCAATTAGATTTTATGTAAGTTTTGCATGTTCTTTTGCATTTGCTGAAAGAGAGTTAATGGAAGGTAATGCAAAAATTATTAGACTTATAGCTCGTGATGAATATTTACATATGATTGGAACTCAATATATATTAAATATTATGCAAAAAGGAATAGAAGATAAAGAAATGGCAAAAATTGCTGTTGAATGTAAAAAAATATGTTATCAATTGTTTCTTGATGCTTCTATACAAGAAAAACAGTGGGCTGAATATTTATTTTCTAACGGAGTGATGATAGGATTAAATAAAAATATTTTATGTAAATATATTGAATATATTACTAATATCAGAATGAAGAAAGTTGGATTAAAAAGTCCATTTTCAATAACTAAAAATCCTATTCCATGGATTAATTCTTGGCTAATATCAGATAATGTTCAGATGGCTCCTCAAGAAGTAGAAGTAAGTTCTTATTTAGTAGGTCAAATTGATTCCACAGTAAATATTAAAAAATTTAAAAATTTTAAATTATAA